The following are encoded in a window of Thermoleophilia bacterium genomic DNA:
- the rpsE gene encoding 30S ribosomal protein S5 — MVSPKGLDLQERVIEINRVAKVVKGGRRFSFTALVAVGDEESVVGIGYGKAREVPLAIQKAVENARKNLIRIPKYNDTITHKIIGRFGAGHVVLRPASAGTGVIAGGGVRAVLELGGVKDILTKSIGTQNPINLVKATMDGIVRLRRPEEVAELRGLTIAEVLGLEPKEPKDDSKTIDGAVPEEAPAEAEAPAKAETPPDIAALESKAEADVAAGEGAVVADPSTVASSEVEAEVAAEEQLDAGTVEAAEEVQAEEEVAEDAEKTDTAEAKREVE, encoded by the coding sequence ATGGTCAGCCCCAAGGGGCTCGACCTGCAGGAGCGTGTGATCGAGATCAACCGTGTGGCCAAAGTGGTCAAGGGTGGTCGCCGGTTCTCGTTCACTGCGCTGGTCGCTGTCGGAGATGAAGAGTCGGTCGTCGGAATCGGTTACGGAAAGGCCCGGGAAGTCCCGCTGGCCATCCAGAAGGCCGTCGAGAACGCCCGCAAGAACCTGATTCGCATCCCGAAGTACAACGACACGATCACCCACAAGATCATCGGCCGCTTCGGTGCCGGACACGTTGTCCTTCGCCCGGCCAGTGCCGGTACCGGCGTCATCGCCGGTGGTGGAGTGCGCGCCGTGCTCGAACTGGGAGGGGTCAAGGACATCCTCACCAAGAGCATCGGCACCCAGAACCCGATCAACCTGGTCAAGGCGACCATGGACGGCATCGTGCGCCTGCGCCGGCCGGAAGAAGTCGCCGAGCTGCGTGGCCTGACGATCGCGGAAGTGCTCGGCCTCGAGCCGAAGGAACCGAAGGACGATTCGAAGACCATTGACGGAGCCGTTCCAGAGGAAGCCCCCGCGGAAGCGGAAGCCCCGGCAAAAGCCGAAACTCCCCCTGATATCGCCGCTCTTGAATCCAAGGCCGAGGCCGATGTTGCCGCCGGTGAAGGCGCAGTAGTCGCCGATCCGTCGACCGTCGCTTCATCCGAGGTCGAGGCCGAAGTGGCAGCCGAGGAGCAGCTCGACGCCGGCACGGTCGAAGCCGCTGAAGAGGTCCAGGCCGAAGAAGAGGTCGCTGAAGACGCCGAGAAGACCGACACAGCCGAAGCGAAGCGCGAGGTCGAGTAG
- the rpmD gene encoding 50S ribosomal protein L30 produces MAKLTITQTRSNIHNNPHQKGTLQALGLGKIGRKVQREDSPQLQGQLTVVSHLVEVEGPNE; encoded by the coding sequence ATGGCGAAGCTCACGATCACCCAGACCCGTTCCAACATTCACAACAACCCGCACCAGAAGGGCACCCTCCAGGCGCTCGGGCTCGGGAAGATCGGCCGCAAGGTCCAGCGCGAGGATTCACCTCAGCTGCAGGGCCAGCTCACGGTCGTGTCTCATCTGGTCGAAGTCGAAGGACCTAATGAGTAA
- the rplO gene encoding 50S ribosomal protein L15, translated as MGLHNLSPKPGSRRPRKRIGRGQGSGTGKTSGRGHGGQGQRAGNKKNSKHEGGQNPIHMRMRKLRGPHMKKSMPFENFRTTTQPVNLSDLEERFEAGAEVTPETLKDAGLATRSHPVKILAKGEISKGLTVRAHGFSATAKEKIEAAGGSCELIEG; from the coding sequence ATCGGCCTGCACAATTTGAGCCCGAAGCCGGGATCACGCCGTCCGCGCAAGCGGATCGGTCGTGGCCAGGGTTCCGGCACCGGCAAGACTTCCGGCCGCGGACACGGCGGCCAGGGACAGCGCGCGGGCAACAAGAAGAACTCCAAACACGAAGGCGGGCAGAACCCGATTCACATGCGGATGCGCAAGCTGCGCGGTCCGCACATGAAGAAGTCGATGCCGTTCGAGAACTTCCGCACCACGACCCAGCCGGTCAACCTGAGCGATCTTGAAGAGCGCTTCGAGGCCGGAGCCGAGGTCACCCCGGAAACGTTGAAGGACGCCGGTCTGGCCACCCGTTCGCACCCGGTCAAGATTCTCGCCAAGGGTGAGATCTCCAAGGGCCTCACGGTCCGCGCCCATGGCTTCAGCGCCACGGCGAAGGAGAAGATCGAGGCTGCCGGCGGAAGCTGTGAGCTGATCGAGGGCTGA
- the rpsH gene encoding 30S ribosomal protein S8 has product MQTDPVADYLTRVRNGLSSGLATIEVPSSKLKLEISRILTEQGYITGFEKEAAEVGEKISVRLKYTKDHLPVITGIERVSRPGRRRYVRHTAVPRVYGGTGTAIVSTSHGVMTGHEAKKEGVGGEVVAYVW; this is encoded by the coding sequence ATGCAGACCGATCCCGTCGCTGATTACCTGACCCGTGTGCGCAATGGCCTGAGTTCCGGCCTTGCGACCATCGAGGTTCCGAGTTCCAAGCTGAAGCTGGAGATCTCCCGCATCCTGACCGAACAGGGCTACATCACCGGGTTCGAAAAGGAAGCCGCCGAAGTCGGCGAAAAGATCTCGGTGCGTCTGAAGTACACCAAGGACCACCTGCCGGTCATCACCGGCATCGAGCGTGTCTCGCGTCCCGGCCGCCGCCGTTACGTGCGTCACACCGCGGTCCCGCGGGTCTACGGAGGCACCGGTACCGCGATCGTCTCGACATCCCACGGCGTCATGACCGGTCACGAAGCAAAGAAGGAAGGCGTCGGCGGAGAAGTCGTCGCCTACGTCTGGTGA
- the rplF gene encoding 50S ribosomal protein L6 — protein MSRIGKQPISIPDNVEVDVKPGVVTVKGPKGELVQEVSTEMTVKSSDGQITVERPTDRGPHRALHGLTRSLIANQIEGVTNGYEKRLDIQGVGYRAAAKGKGLELALGYSHPVTIEATDGIDFEVPQPTEVIVRGIDKQKVGQVAANIRESRPPEPYKGKGIRYRDEHVARKVGKRV, from the coding sequence ATGAGTCGAATCGGTAAACAGCCAATTTCAATTCCCGACAACGTCGAAGTCGACGTCAAGCCGGGAGTGGTCACCGTCAAGGGACCCAAGGGCGAGCTCGTCCAGGAGGTCTCGACGGAGATGACGGTCAAGTCGTCCGACGGTCAGATCACCGTCGAGCGCCCGACCGATCGTGGACCGCACCGGGCCCTCCACGGACTCACCCGCAGCCTGATCGCCAACCAGATTGAAGGCGTGACCAACGGTTACGAGAAGCGCCTCGACATCCAGGGCGTCGGTTACCGCGCGGCGGCGAAGGGCAAGGGCCTCGAGCTCGCACTCGGTTACTCGCACCCGGTGACGATCGAAGCCACCGATGGCATCGATTTTGAAGTTCCCCAGCCGACGGAAGTCATCGTCCGCGGGATCGACAAGCAGAAGGTCGGCCAGGTCGCGGCCAATATCCGCGAGAGCCGCCCGCCCGAGCCGTACAAGGGCAAGGGAATCCGTTACCGCGACGAACATGTCGCCAGGAAGGTCGGTAAGCGCGTATGA
- the rplR gene encoding 50S ribosomal protein L18, translating into MTVTTNRQRRQRRRYRVRAKISGTAERPRLSVYRSNRGIFAQLIDDVDGKTLAAANWTEAELRKLDRTEQAKKAGVLLAERAKKAGVETCVFDRSGYRYHGRVKALAEGAREGGLEF; encoded by the coding sequence ATGACCGTCACCACCAATCGTCAGCGGCGCCAGCGCCGGCGTTACCGCGTGCGGGCGAAGATCTCCGGTACCGCCGAGCGGCCCAGGCTTTCGGTCTACCGTTCCAACCGCGGAATTTTCGCCCAGCTCATCGACGACGTCGATGGCAAGACCCTCGCGGCCGCGAACTGGACCGAAGCCGAGCTCAGGAAGCTCGACCGGACCGAACAGGCGAAGAAGGCAGGCGTTCTGCTGGCCGAACGTGCAAAGAAGGCTGGGGTCGAGACGTGTGTCTTCGATCGCAGCGGTTACCGCTACCACGGCCGGGTCAAAGCCCTCGCCGAGGGAGCAAGAGAAGGCGGGCTTGAGTTTTGA